Proteins from a single region of Diaphorobacter limosus:
- a CDS encoding glycosyltransferase family 2 protein, with translation MTWLSVLVPVYNVAPYLEECLASVVQQLPADGGVQLLVLDDCSTDGSWALMQQLDRRWPGRLQLLQHARNGGLSAARNTMIDAATGDYLWFLDSDDKLLPGAIAGLQAIVRGHAPDVVLCDFAVWRERVRLKHRLRGEGHKRSFDGPAWQLVHDRAQLMAGMLGTGQLHAWSKISRRALWGDDRSGVRFPAGRYFEDMATMPLMALRAQSFYYETSPWVAYRQRDSSILASMSLRKALDQSAALLPLTQALAGQPEWQHAGLRLALAQQAARSLVGAMRHVCQSPDGTAALAEQLRQNFRAASPLTPEELARAYLQRGWWLRRRRFLRWFHATPTP, from the coding sequence GTGACCTGGCTGAGCGTGCTGGTGCCGGTGTACAACGTGGCGCCCTATCTGGAGGAATGCCTGGCCTCGGTGGTGCAGCAGTTGCCGGCCGATGGCGGGGTGCAGCTGCTGGTGCTCGACGACTGCTCCACAGACGGTTCATGGGCCTTGATGCAGCAACTGGATCGGCGCTGGCCGGGGCGCTTGCAGCTGCTGCAGCATGCGCGCAACGGCGGCCTGAGCGCCGCGCGCAACACCATGATCGATGCCGCAACCGGCGACTACCTGTGGTTTCTGGACTCGGACGACAAGCTGCTGCCGGGTGCCATTGCCGGCCTGCAAGCCATCGTGCGCGGTCATGCGCCAGATGTGGTGCTGTGCGACTTTGCCGTCTGGCGCGAGCGCGTGCGCCTCAAGCACCGCCTGCGCGGCGAGGGTCACAAGCGCAGCTTTGACGGCCCGGCGTGGCAGCTGGTGCACGACCGGGCCCAGCTCATGGCGGGCATGCTGGGCACGGGGCAGCTGCATGCCTGGTCCAAGATCTCGCGCCGCGCGTTGTGGGGCGATGACCGGAGCGGTGTGCGCTTTCCCGCCGGCCGTTATTTCGAGGACATGGCCACCATGCCGCTGATGGCGCTGCGTGCGCAGAGTTTTTATTACGAAACCAGCCCCTGGGTGGCCTACCGCCAGCGTGACAGCAGCATTCTGGCGAGCATGAGCCTGCGCAAGGCGCTCGATCAATCTGCCGCGCTGCTGCCGCTGACGCAGGCGCTAGCGGGCCAGCCCGAGTGGCAGCACGCCGGCCTGCGCCTGGCGCTGGCGCAGCAGGCGGCGCGCAGCCTGGTTGGCGCCATGCGCCATGTCTGCCAGAGCCCGGACGGTACGGCCGCGCTGGCCGAGCAGCTGCGGCAGAACTTTCGCGCCGCCTCGCCGCTCACCCCCGAGGAGCTGGCGCGAGCCTATTTGCAGCGCGGTTGGTGGCTGCGCCGGCGCAGGTTCCTGCGCTGGTTTCACGCCACGCCAACGCCGTGA
- a CDS encoding YbfB/YjiJ family MFS transporter, with amino-acid sequence MHVFAPESTTSPSARDWSHRPAAVALAGMLALAVAMGVGRFAFTPLLPMMLHDGVVTLTEGSWLATANYVGYLVGALACMALPWLLPRLYERWHPARLARAGLVATVLLTLAMALPLPDSWPALRFAAGVASAFVLLNTAAWAMVRLTVLGRPAMGGLIFCGPGVGIALTGLATSLMVQAQWRAASGWVVFGLLSVLLCLVVWPVVQGRAAKAQAGAAHAPAAAARAAGGGAAAARGVHALAYGLAGLGYIVTATFLPVIARGALPAGSPWPDLFWPMFGAGVAVGAALSTRAPTRWDRRWLLVAAYAMQAGGIGIGLWWPTPAGFALSSTLLGLPFTAITFYGLQEARRLWPASADSFASLITAVYGLGQIMGPPMVAWLLARGGQAQGFAQGLALAAAALVAGALMYLASVWRWPLVR; translated from the coding sequence ATGCATGTTTTCGCCCCCGAATCCACGACCTCGCCCTCCGCGCGCGACTGGTCGCACCGCCCCGCCGCCGTGGCCCTGGCCGGCATGCTGGCGCTGGCCGTGGCCATGGGCGTGGGGCGTTTTGCCTTCACGCCGCTGCTGCCCATGATGCTGCACGACGGCGTGGTCACGCTGACCGAGGGCAGCTGGCTGGCGACCGCCAATTACGTGGGCTACCTGGTGGGCGCCCTGGCCTGCATGGCCCTGCCCTGGCTGCTGCCGCGCCTGTATGAACGCTGGCACCCGGCGCGCCTGGCGCGCGCCGGCCTGGTGGCCACGGTGCTGCTGACCCTGGCCATGGCCCTGCCACTGCCGGACAGCTGGCCCGCCTTGCGCTTTGCCGCCGGCGTGGCCAGCGCCTTTGTGCTGCTGAATACCGCCGCCTGGGCCATGGTGCGCCTCACGGTACTGGGGCGCCCGGCCATGGGCGGGCTGATTTTCTGCGGCCCGGGCGTGGGCATTGCGCTCACCGGCCTGGCGACCAGCCTGATGGTGCAGGCGCAGTGGCGCGCGGCATCGGGCTGGGTGGTGTTTGGCCTGCTGTCGGTGTTGCTGTGCCTGGTGGTCTGGCCCGTGGTGCAGGGGCGTGCGGCCAAGGCGCAGGCGGGCGCGGCGCATGCGCCAGCGGCTGCGGCGCGCGCCGCGGGCGGCGGCGCGGCGGCGGCGCGTGGCGTGCATGCGCTGGCCTATGGGCTGGCGGGGCTGGGCTACATCGTCACCGCCACCTTTCTGCCGGTGATCGCCCGCGGCGCGCTGCCGGCGGGTTCGCCCTGGCCGGATTTGTTCTGGCCCATGTTCGGCGCCGGCGTAGCCGTGGGCGCGGCGCTGAGCACACGCGCCCCGACGCGCTGGGACAGGCGCTGGTTGCTGGTGGCGGCCTACGCCATGCAGGCCGGCGGCATCGGCATAGGCCTGTGGTGGCCCACACCGGCGGGCTTTGCACTCAGCAGCACCCTGCTGGGCCTGCCGTTCACGGCCATCACCTTCTATGGGCTGCAGGAAGCGCGGCGCCTGTGGCCGGCGTCGGCCGACAGCTTTGCCAGCCTGATCACCGCCGTCTATGGCCTGGGGCAGATCATGGGCCCACCCATGGTGGCCTGGTTGCTGGCGCGTGGTGGCCAAGCGCAGGGCTTTGCCCAGGGGCTGGCGCTGGCGGCGGCGGCCCTGGTGGCGGGCGCGCTGATGTATCTTGCGTCGGTCTGGCGCTGGCCGCTGGTGCGTTGA
- a CDS encoding O-antigen ligase family protein has translation MDYKAETPFKLTTLATFLLAALAIWVPSGYSYGAVLLLAGALFYAPRWLRSRPERRTLWLALLLVCMGCMWFFLSLDRGMGRWDKGIKWLLGVPCLLFIAAFPPRPQAFFWGLPVGCIGMGSLAAWQAWAQGMERPGGYTNAIQWGNLALLLGCMAMVCAAIFWRWRAWWWRAFMAVAVVAGVAASLLSQSRGGWLAVVLIFPALLTQVRQIRPRLFGRLLALSVALLLALVVVLAVTPRFHERIGQAVEEITQYFNAGIAGTSLGVRLDQYRLVADMIPQKPWLGWGAHGYVAEMTRRVELGEFDKALVFYPQVHNDFLDIWVKVGVFGVLLQAALFAYVLFLFWPTRRRLQQWPESSSSWHDALALRVLGSLIPVAYLMFGMSQPFFNHNSGIMFFVFYVSVLWAALRGVERGIWPPGEARSVP, from the coding sequence ATGGACTACAAGGCCGAAACCCCATTCAAGCTGACGACGTTGGCCACCTTTCTGCTGGCGGCGCTGGCGATCTGGGTGCCTTCGGGCTACTCCTATGGTGCGGTACTGTTGTTGGCCGGCGCCTTGTTCTACGCGCCACGTTGGCTGCGCAGCCGGCCGGAGCGCCGCACGCTATGGCTGGCATTGCTGCTGGTCTGCATGGGCTGCATGTGGTTTTTCCTGTCGCTGGATCGCGGCATGGGCCGCTGGGACAAGGGCATCAAGTGGCTGTTGGGCGTGCCGTGTCTGCTCTTCATTGCCGCCTTTCCGCCCAGGCCGCAGGCCTTCTTTTGGGGCTTGCCCGTCGGCTGTATCGGCATGGGGAGCCTGGCCGCGTGGCAGGCCTGGGCGCAGGGCATGGAGCGTCCCGGGGGCTACACCAATGCCATTCAATGGGGCAACCTGGCCTTGCTGCTGGGCTGCATGGCCATGGTCTGCGCGGCGATATTCTGGCGCTGGCGTGCCTGGTGGTGGCGCGCATTCATGGCGGTGGCCGTCGTGGCCGGTGTTGCAGCGTCCCTGTTGTCGCAGTCGCGCGGCGGCTGGCTGGCGGTGGTATTGATATTCCCCGCCCTGCTGACCCAGGTCAGGCAGATTCGCCCAAGGTTGTTTGGCCGCTTGCTGGCACTGTCGGTGGCCCTGCTGCTGGCATTGGTGGTGGTGCTGGCCGTCACCCCTCGGTTTCATGAGCGCATTGGCCAGGCGGTGGAGGAAATCACCCAGTACTTCAATGCCGGCATCGCCGGCACCTCGCTGGGTGTGCGCCTGGATCAATACCGGCTGGTGGCCGACATGATTCCGCAAAAACCCTGGCTGGGCTGGGGTGCGCATGGCTATGTGGCCGAAATGACCCGGCGTGTGGAGCTGGGTGAATTCGACAAGGCGCTCGTTTTCTACCCGCAGGTGCACAACGATTTTCTGGATATCTGGGTCAAGGTCGGCGTGTTCGGGGTCTTGCTGCAGGCGGCCCTGTTTGCCTATGTGCTGTTCCTGTTCTGGCCCACGCGGCGGCGGTTGCAGCAGTGGCCGGAGAGTTCATCCAGCTGGCACGATGCCCTGGCCTTGCGTGTCCTGGGCAGCCTGATCCCGGTGGCCTATCTGATGTTCGGCATGTCACAGCCGTTCTTCAACCATAACAGCGGCATCATGTTCTTTGTGTTCTATGTGAGCGTGCTGTGGGCGGCTTTGCGTGGCGTGGAGCGGGGTATCTGGCCACCGGGCGAGGCAAGGAGCGTACCGTGA
- a CDS encoding redoxin domain-containing protein, with protein sequence MTSSAYHPAAPPLQVAQWFNTRVPLSLESLRGRVVLLHAFQMLCPGCVEHGIPQARRVHETFSPDQVTVIGLHSVFEHHAVQGTPAALQAFIHEYRLRFPIALDQPHPTRNIPLTMQELMLQGTPSVVVIDTLGRVRLHHFGHLDDLRLGALLGQLVGEATAPVASAPAAPGCDDHGCARPDLPQS encoded by the coding sequence ATGACCAGCAGCGCCTACCACCCCGCCGCACCGCCGCTGCAGGTGGCGCAATGGTTCAACACGCGCGTGCCGCTCTCGCTCGAATCGCTGCGCGGACGCGTGGTGCTGCTGCACGCCTTTCAGATGCTGTGCCCGGGCTGCGTGGAGCATGGCATTCCGCAGGCGCGGCGCGTGCACGAGACGTTTTCGCCGGATCAGGTGACGGTCATCGGCCTGCACTCGGTATTCGAGCACCACGCCGTGCAGGGCACGCCGGCGGCGCTGCAGGCCTTCATCCACGAATACCGGCTGCGCTTTCCCATAGCACTGGATCAGCCCCACCCGACGCGCAATATTCCGCTGACCATGCAAGAGCTGATGCTGCAGGGCACGCCCAGCGTGGTGGTGATAGACACCCTGGGCCGCGTGCGCCTGCACCACTTCGGCCATCTGGACGATCTGCGCCTGGGCGCGCTGCTGGGCCAGCTGGTGGGTGAAGCCACGGCGCCTGTGGCAAGCGCGCCAGCGGCGCCGGGCTGCGACGACCACGGTTGCGCCCGCCCGGATCTGCCACAGTCATGA
- a CDS encoding zinc-finger domain-containing protein, whose translation MTQAIVELLAKDLDGNGGVHCPNPKADMKLWNSHPRVFLEIAHQGHASCPYCGTEYRLKAGEVLKGGH comes from the coding sequence ATGACACAAGCAATCGTTGAACTGCTGGCCAAGGATCTGGACGGCAACGGCGGAGTGCACTGCCCCAACCCCAAGGCCGACATGAAGCTGTGGAACAGCCACCCGCGCGTGTTCCTCGAGATCGCCCACCAGGGCCATGCCTCGTGCCCGTACTGCGGCACCGAATACCGGCTCAAGGCGGGTGAGGTGCTCAAGGGCGGACATTGA
- a CDS encoding glycosyltransferase: MKVLHFVTGGFSGATQVAVDLCLAARGEPHMQTLLVLRRKRNTSAERVQALRDQGLQVQLVSNWLHALTVWELRKIIRDWRPDVVFAHGFSDHIWGRRAAVAEGVPRIFHVEHNSRERYTPRRLRQALELEPHTQASIGVSEGVRTALIERGFAPGKCLAIPNGIALERFPASLLPQRWEQREPAILMASRFARQKDHTTLIAALGLLRERGLRPTLYLAGAGKAGLRGKAEALAQSLGLQEQVRFLGNVPDLPQRLAATQVFVLSSHWEGMPLALVEAMAAGCACVGSDVLGVREVLEHGRTGLLVPPAEATALAYALQQLLQNPAQAQRLGQAARQQALTACGREHMWRRYRALLNAPGGRD; this comes from the coding sequence GTGAAGGTGCTGCACTTTGTGACCGGAGGCTTCTCCGGTGCCACGCAAGTGGCGGTCGATCTGTGCCTGGCCGCCCGGGGCGAGCCCCATATGCAGACCCTGCTGGTGCTGCGGCGCAAGCGCAATACCTCGGCAGAGCGCGTGCAGGCGCTGCGTGACCAGGGGCTGCAGGTGCAGCTGGTGTCCAACTGGCTGCATGCGCTCACGGTATGGGAGTTACGCAAAATCATTCGCGACTGGCGTCCGGACGTGGTCTTTGCGCATGGCTTTAGCGACCATATCTGGGGCCGGCGCGCCGCCGTGGCCGAGGGCGTGCCGCGCATCTTCCATGTCGAGCACAACTCACGCGAGCGCTACACGCCCCGGCGCCTGCGCCAGGCATTGGAGCTTGAGCCGCACACCCAGGCCAGCATAGGCGTGTCGGAAGGGGTGCGCACCGCACTCATCGAGCGCGGTTTTGCCCCGGGCAAATGCCTGGCCATCCCGAATGGCATTGCGCTGGAGCGCTTTCCTGCAAGCTTGCTACCGCAGCGCTGGGAACAGCGCGAGCCGGCCATCCTGATGGCATCGCGTTTTGCCCGGCAAAAGGATCACACCACGCTGATAGCGGCGCTGGGCCTGCTGCGCGAGCGTGGCCTGCGGCCCACGCTGTACCTGGCCGGCGCCGGCAAGGCCGGCCTGCGCGGCAAGGCCGAGGCCCTGGCGCAGTCCCTCGGTTTGCAGGAGCAGGTGCGCTTCCTGGGCAATGTGCCTGACCTGCCGCAGCGCCTGGCCGCCACCCAGGTGTTCGTGCTGTCCTCCCACTGGGAGGGGATGCCATTGGCCCTGGTCGAGGCCATGGCCGCAGGCTGCGCCTGCGTGGGCTCGGATGTCCTGGGTGTGCGCGAGGTGCTGGAGCATGGCCGCACCGGCTTGCTGGTGCCGCCTGCCGAGGCGACTGCGTTGGCATACGCGTTGCAGCAGTTGCTGCAAAACCCCGCCCAGGCGCAGCGCCTGGGGCAGGCTGCACGCCAGCAGGCGCTTACAGCTTGTGGGCGCGAGCATATGTGGCGGCGCTATCGTGCCTTGCTGAATGCCCCTGGCGGGCGTGACTGA
- a CDS encoding branched-chain amino acid transaminase, which produces MSPVVPSMADRDGKIWMDGQMVDWRDAKIHVLTHTLHYGCGAFEGVRAYNTVNGTAIFRLQEHTDRLFNSAKILRMQLPFTKDEVNQAQIDVVKANKLESCYLRPLTWIGSQKLGVSPKGNQIHLMVAAWAWGAYLGEEGMQRGIRVKTSSYTRHHVNITMTQAKAVSNYSNSILANMEALDDGYDEALLLDSAGFVSEGAGENIFVIKDGVVYTPDLSAGALNGITRNTVLHICKDLGLDLVQKRITRDEVYIADEAFFTGTAAEVTPIRELDRVQIGSGSRGPITEKIQSAFFDIVNGRNPKYAHWLTKV; this is translated from the coding sequence ATGAGCCCCGTTGTTCCCTCGATGGCCGATCGTGACGGCAAGATCTGGATGGACGGCCAGATGGTGGACTGGCGCGACGCCAAGATCCACGTGCTGACCCACACGCTGCACTACGGCTGCGGCGCCTTCGAGGGCGTGCGCGCCTACAACACCGTGAACGGCACGGCCATCTTCCGCCTGCAAGAGCACACCGACCGGCTGTTCAACAGCGCCAAGATCCTGCGCATGCAGCTGCCGTTTACCAAGGACGAGGTGAACCAGGCGCAGATCGACGTGGTCAAGGCCAACAAGCTTGAATCGTGCTACCTGCGCCCGCTGACCTGGATAGGCTCGCAAAAGCTTGGCGTCAGCCCCAAGGGCAACCAGATCCACCTGATGGTGGCCGCCTGGGCCTGGGGCGCCTACCTGGGCGAAGAGGGCATGCAGCGCGGCATCCGCGTCAAGACCAGCAGCTACACGCGCCACCACGTCAACATCACCATGACGCAGGCCAAGGCGGTGAGCAACTACAGCAACTCCATCCTGGCCAACATGGAAGCCCTGGACGACGGCTACGACGAGGCCCTGCTGCTGGACAGCGCTGGCTTTGTGAGCGAAGGCGCGGGCGAGAACATCTTCGTCATCAAGGATGGCGTGGTCTACACCCCCGATCTGTCGGCCGGCGCGCTGAACGGCATCACGCGCAACACCGTGCTGCACATCTGCAAGGACCTGGGCCTGGACCTCGTGCAAAAGCGCATCACGCGCGATGAGGTCTACATCGCCGACGAGGCCTTCTTCACCGGCACGGCGGCCGAGGTCACGCCGATTCGCGAGCTCGACCGGGTGCAGATCGGCTCCGGCAGCCGCGGCCCGATCACCGAGAAGATCCAGAGCGCGTTCTTTGACATCGTCAACGGCCGCAACCCCAAATACGCCCACTGGCTCACCAAGGTCTGA
- a CDS encoding ribbon-helix-helix domain-containing protein gives MSTVRWNIAVSQEVDQSVRIFLAAQGGGRKGDLSRFIEESVRAHLLERAVDQAKTAAAGLGESELTELIDEAVQWAREGGGR, from the coding sequence ATGAGCACGGTGCGCTGGAACATCGCTGTATCGCAGGAAGTGGATCAATCCGTGCGCATTTTTCTTGCCGCCCAGGGCGGGGGGCGCAAGGGTGATTTGTCCCGCTTCATCGAAGAATCGGTGCGCGCCCACCTGCTGGAGCGCGCGGTCGATCAGGCCAAGACCGCAGCCGCTGGACTGGGCGAGAGCGAGCTGACGGAGCTCATTGACGAGGCAGTGCAGTGGGCGCGTGAGGGCGGCGGGCGCTGA
- a CDS encoding putative toxin-antitoxin system toxin component, PIN family, translated as MRVILDTNVLLGALISPYRPPDLIYRAWRASRFELVTSLEQLDELRRVSRYPKLKAILPAHRIGTMVNSMQRALVLPMLPPLPEGVQATDPNDTFLLQMAVASAADYLVTGDRRAGLLQRGSLGRTRIVTPVAFCDEVL; from the coding sequence ATGCGCGTCATTCTCGACACCAATGTGCTGCTGGGCGCGCTGATTTCACCGTATCGTCCCCCCGACTTGATCTACCGCGCCTGGCGCGCATCGCGTTTCGAGCTGGTCACGTCCCTGGAGCAGCTCGACGAGTTGCGGCGCGTCAGCCGCTATCCCAAACTCAAGGCCATCCTGCCCGCCCACCGCATTGGAACCATGGTCAACAGCATGCAGCGCGCCCTGGTGCTGCCCATGCTGCCGCCATTGCCGGAGGGCGTGCAAGCCACTGACCCCAACGATACCTTCCTGCTTCAGATGGCAGTGGCGAGCGCGGCCGACTACCTGGTGACCGGCGACCGCAGGGCCGGGCTGCTGCAACGTGGCAGCCTGGGCCGCACACGCATCGTCACGCCGGTGGCTTTCTGTGACGAGGTGCTTTGA
- a CDS encoding glycerate kinase has protein sequence MNLRKFLIPLGIVVLVIAAWRAYGPQGILTVSGGLVMWGLLHYTRLMNVMQKARHNPIGYVGSAVMLNAKLKPGVNLMHVMAMTRALGEQLSAEGQEPEVYRWTDGTKSHVTCKFFNGRLASWELVRPAPGEEPAAES, from the coding sequence ATGAATCTGCGCAAGTTCCTCATCCCGCTGGGCATCGTTGTGCTCGTCATCGCCGCCTGGCGCGCCTATGGCCCGCAGGGCATCCTAACCGTGAGCGGCGGCCTGGTCATGTGGGGGCTGCTGCACTACACGCGCCTCATGAACGTGATGCAGAAGGCGCGCCACAACCCCATAGGCTACGTGGGCAGCGCCGTGATGCTGAATGCCAAGCTGAAACCCGGCGTGAATCTGATGCATGTGATGGCCATGACGCGCGCTTTGGGCGAGCAGCTCTCGGCCGAGGGCCAGGAGCCCGAGGTCTACCGCTGGACGGATGGCACGAAGTCGCATGTGACCTGCAAGTTTTTCAATGGCCGGCTGGCCAGCTGGGAGCTGGTGCGCCCCGCACCGGGCGAGGAACCCGCCGCCGAATCGTAA
- a CDS encoding MOSC domain-containing protein has translation MNSTRPQEVAKLRALLTGRARPYTRPGSVSAIAKQPRSGPVAVGPLGLADDEQGDPRVHGGPDKAVHCYAWSQYQPWRQELAGNATAQALLAQPGAFGENFSLDGINESQVCLADQWQVGSARFEVSQGRQPCWKLNDRFGLPDMALRVQTSLRAGWYLRVLQVGHVQAGDTVWLLARPHPEWPIDRLLRVIAERDCAPETLREILTLPLPPSWHRLFTRRLESASVEDWSSRLVGKP, from the coding sequence ATGAACAGCACCCGGCCACAGGAAGTGGCCAAGTTGCGCGCCCTGCTCACCGGCCGCGCCCGGCCCTACACGCGACCCGGCAGCGTGAGCGCCATCGCCAAGCAGCCGCGCAGCGGCCCGGTGGCCGTGGGCCCTCTCGGGCTTGCCGACGACGAGCAGGGCGACCCGCGCGTGCATGGCGGGCCGGACAAGGCCGTGCATTGCTACGCCTGGTCGCAGTACCAGCCCTGGCGCCAGGAGCTGGCGGGCAACGCCACGGCCCAGGCGCTGCTGGCCCAGCCCGGCGCCTTTGGCGAAAACTTCAGCCTGGACGGTATCAATGAGTCTCAGGTCTGCCTGGCCGACCAGTGGCAGGTAGGCAGCGCGCGCTTCGAGGTCAGCCAGGGGCGCCAGCCCTGCTGGAAGCTCAATGACCGTTTTGGCCTGCCCGACATGGCGCTGCGCGTGCAGACCAGCCTGCGCGCCGGTTGGTACCTGCGCGTGCTGCAGGTTGGACATGTGCAGGCCGGCGATACGGTGTGGCTGCTGGCGCGGCCGCACCCCGAATGGCCCATAGACCGGCTGCTGCGCGTGATTGCCGAGCGCGACTGCGCCCCCGAGACGCTGCGCGAGATACTGACACTGCCGCTGCCGCCGTCCTGGCACCGGCTGTTCACGCGCCGGCTGGAGAGCGCCAGCGTCGAAGACTGGAGCTCGCGCCTGGTCGGCAAGCCCTGA
- a CDS encoding nitronate monooxygenase, translated as MNHDLLARLGLRLPIIQGPMTGSDTPQLAAAVSAAGGLGFLGCGMRSPAAMLEAAAAVRAATDKPFGMNLFVLETPLPDDAEVAAAMERLAPLYARFGLQPEPPARWCEDFAMQFEALIQARPAVASFTFGILSSAQVRRIKTDAGSYVIGTATTPAEALAWAEVGANAVVASGLEAGGHRGTFLGDWDGSQIGTIALVPACVDALRIPVIAAGAIMDGRGIAAALALGAQAVQMGTAFLACPESAITPAQRAAMAGAQATDTRLTRIFSGRPARGILNDAMRTLAPHEAEIPAYPIQNALMGPVRRAAAQTGDAGHIALWAGQGVGAVRALTAGVLLQTLEREWRDARNLL; from the coding sequence ATGAACCACGACCTGCTTGCCCGCCTGGGGCTACGGCTTCCCATCATCCAGGGCCCCATGACCGGCTCCGACACGCCGCAGCTGGCCGCCGCCGTATCCGCCGCCGGCGGGCTGGGCTTTCTGGGCTGCGGCATGCGCTCACCCGCCGCCATGCTGGAGGCGGCAGCCGCCGTGCGCGCCGCCACCGACAAGCCCTTTGGCATGAACCTGTTCGTGCTGGAGACTCCCCTGCCCGACGATGCCGAGGTGGCCGCGGCCATGGAGCGGCTGGCGCCGCTCTACGCGCGCTTTGGCCTGCAGCCCGAGCCGCCCGCGCGCTGGTGCGAAGACTTCGCCATGCAGTTCGAGGCGCTGATCCAGGCCCGCCCGGCGGTCGCCAGCTTCACCTTCGGCATTCTGAGCAGCGCCCAGGTGCGCCGCATCAAGACGGATGCCGGCAGCTACGTCATCGGCACCGCCACGACGCCGGCCGAAGCACTGGCCTGGGCGGAAGTGGGCGCCAATGCCGTGGTCGCCAGCGGCCTGGAGGCCGGCGGGCACCGCGGCACCTTTCTGGGCGACTGGGACGGCAGCCAGATCGGCACCATAGCCCTTGTGCCGGCCTGCGTGGATGCACTCCGCATCCCGGTGATCGCCGCCGGCGCCATCATGGACGGGCGCGGCATCGCCGCGGCGCTGGCCCTGGGCGCACAGGCGGTGCAAATGGGCACGGCCTTCCTGGCCTGTCCCGAGTCGGCCATCACTCCTGCCCAGCGCGCCGCCATGGCCGGCGCGCAGGCGACGGACACACGCCTGACGCGCATCTTCTCGGGCCGCCCGGCACGCGGCATCCTGAACGACGCCATGCGCACGCTGGCGCCGCACGAGGCCGAGATCCCCGCCTATCCGATACAGAACGCCCTGATGGGCCCGGTGCGCCGCGCCGCCGCGCAGACGGGTGATGCCGGGCATATTGCGTTGTGGGCTGGACAAGGGGTGGGGGCGGTGCGGGCGCTGACGGCCGGCGTTTTGCTGCAGACGCTGGAGCGGGAGTGGCGGGACGCCCGCAATTTACTATAA